In Syntrophotaleaceae bacterium, a genomic segment contains:
- the hflC gene encoding protease modulator HflC, protein MRLFLIVLVALLVVVGYVNSPLVVVREGEQALVTQFGKPVGGVLTPGLHLKIPFIQTVHRFEKRILKWDGDPNQIPTKDKRYIFLDTTARWRIADPLLFFKTVATEQGAQSRLDDIIDSVVRDAVSGHLLVELVRGRDYRPPGGAAEEIEIEGIPVPTDQLTGHEQILTDILEKARVSTPEYGIELIDVQIKRINYVEQVRQRVYERMISERKKVAAEFRSEGEGEKADILGQMERELKTINSEAYRKAEEIRGRADAEAAAIYASAYGKDREFYAFMRTLESYHKSIGNNGRLVISTDSDFYRYLQKSR, encoded by the coding sequence ATGAGATTGTTTCTGATCGTTCTGGTGGCCCTGTTGGTGGTCGTGGGTTACGTCAACTCGCCGCTGGTGGTCGTCCGGGAGGGCGAGCAGGCATTGGTCACCCAGTTCGGCAAACCGGTGGGCGGGGTGTTGACCCCCGGCCTGCACCTGAAGATCCCCTTCATCCAGACGGTGCACCGCTTTGAAAAACGGATCCTGAAATGGGACGGGGATCCGAACCAGATTCCGACCAAGGACAAGCGCTACATTTTTCTCGACACCACCGCCCGCTGGCGTATCGCAGACCCGCTGCTTTTCTTCAAGACCGTGGCAACCGAACAGGGCGCCCAGAGCCGTCTGGACGATATTATCGACTCGGTGGTGCGGGATGCGGTATCCGGCCACCTTCTGGTCGAACTGGTTCGGGGCAGAGACTACCGTCCCCCCGGTGGGGCAGCTGAAGAGATCGAAATCGAGGGGATCCCGGTCCCCACCGATCAACTGACCGGCCATGAACAGATCCTGACCGACATTCTCGAAAAAGCCCGGGTCAGCACACCTGAATACGGTATCGAACTGATCGACGTCCAGATCAAACGCATCAACTACGTGGAGCAGGTCCGTCAGCGAGTCTATGAGCGGATGATCTCCGAGCGGAAGAAGGTCGCTGCCGAGTTCCGTTCCGAAGGCGAAGGAGAAAAAGCCGATATTCTCGGCCAGATGGAAAGGGAGCTGAAAACCATCAACTCGGAGGCTTACCGCAAGGCGGAGGAAATCCGGGGCCGGGCCGATGCGGAAGCCGCCGCCATCTATGCTTCGGCCTACGGCAAGGACCGTGAATTTTACGCCTTTATGCGCACCCTCGAATCCTATCACAAATCCATCGGCAACAACGGCAGGCTGGTGATCTCCACCGACAGCGATTTCTATCGCTATCTGCAGAAAAGCCGATAG
- a CDS encoding PilZ domain-containing protein, translated as MYTRYFLPGQKVLLKTFQPDTDSLRIESVNTRLVSYDDGRFELSLVHPWQINEPFFASENQEIEIISERFGIGLRSTGSFRGIAKGKLLRLQANYDLNLFRLKPKPRINTHIGFQQFSAKTGSSIFYRKWIQQIEKMKDLSAALSAPILPLGEVNISSTGLRAALKTPVANHDLCLMMLELHPDEKPICTLGEVVWSSPLTGTERYLAGLQFLNILKNDQERIEEFIKKDLAAATMKSTPARA; from the coding sequence ATGTACACCCGATATTTTCTGCCTGGCCAGAAAGTTCTGCTGAAAACGTTTCAACCCGATACGGATTCTCTCCGTATTGAATCGGTCAATACAAGACTTGTCAGCTATGATGATGGCAGGTTTGAGCTTTCCCTGGTTCATCCCTGGCAGATCAACGAACCTTTTTTCGCCTCTGAAAATCAGGAGATTGAAATCATTTCCGAACGCTTCGGCATAGGTCTACGTTCAACGGGGAGTTTTCGAGGGATTGCCAAGGGAAAATTGTTACGGCTGCAAGCCAACTACGATCTAAATCTTTTTCGTTTAAAGCCGAAACCGCGCATCAACACCCACATCGGTTTCCAGCAGTTTTCGGCCAAAACCGGTTCCAGTATCTTTTACAGGAAATGGATACAGCAGATCGAGAAAATGAAGGATCTTTCTGCCGCCCTCAGCGCCCCGATACTCCCCCTGGGCGAGGTCAACATCAGCAGTACCGGCCTTCGCGCTGCCCTGAAAACCCCTGTTGCCAACCACGACCTGTGCCTGATGATGCTGGAACTCCACCCCGATGAAAAGCCGATCTGTACCCTGGGTGAAGTCGTCTGGTCATCCCCCTTGACTGGAACCGAGCGCTATCTGGCCGGCCTGCAGTTTCTCAATATTCTTAAAAACGATCAGGAACGGATCGAGGAGTTCATTAAAAAAGACCTCGCTGCTGCAACCATGAAGTCAACTCCGGCCAGGGCATAA
- the clpS gene encoding ATP-dependent Clp protease adapter ClpS, with product MSEKIPSGGARVERKTGVRTAPPVRYKVLMHNDDYTTMEFVVSTLESVFRKPSAEANRIMLTIHNQGVGICGIYPHEIAETKVARVHNLARQAGFPLKCSLEEV from the coding sequence GTGAGCGAAAAGATTCCGTCTGGAGGGGCAAGGGTCGAAAGGAAAACAGGCGTCAGGACGGCGCCGCCCGTTCGTTACAAGGTGCTCATGCACAACGATGACTACACCACCATGGAATTCGTGGTGAGCACCCTCGAGTCGGTATTCCGCAAGCCCTCTGCAGAGGCAAACCGCATCATGCTGACCATTCACAACCAGGGAGTGGGGATCTGCGGTATCTATCCGCATGAGATCGCTGAAACCAAGGTGGCCAGAGTGCACAACCTGGCCCGCCAGGCCGGCTTTCCCCTGAAATGCAGCCTGGAAGAGGTTTGA
- the rpsU gene encoding 30S ribosomal protein S21, with product MEIQVVDNNVEKAIRVLKRKLQQEGLFREMKQRKFYEKPSVKRKRKEKEAQRRLRKKMRLMKKF from the coding sequence GTGGAAATCCAGGTGGTCGACAACAACGTCGAAAAGGCCATTCGGGTGCTCAAGCGCAAGCTCCAGCAGGAGGGGTTGTTTCGTGAAATGAAGCAGCGCAAGTTTTACGAAAAACCCAGCGTCAAGCGGAAGCGCAAGGAAAAAGAAGCCCAGCGGCGACTGCGCAAGAAGATGCGGTTGATGAAGAAATTCTGA
- a CDS encoding ATP-binding protein — protein sequence MTLDNLDIDWEYLLERLDHLMELGVEYLSRQLAEFHFDPLLFEKHMAFRWRRQGEAGFLAEVPYPDLPDHGDLLGIDRTLNRLRDNTEQFVHGFPANNVLLWGERGNGKSSAIKGLLLPLAPLGLRLVEVQKEDLFQLPEITGLLRPLPYRFILFCDDLSFSENDPGYRELKALLEGSIEARADNILVYATSNRRHLLPEHLAENTGEQEIHPEEAVAEKLSLSDRFGITLGFYPMSQDTFLAIVRHLATSRGLAIQQQSLESAALQWAMERGARSGRVARQFIDDLSGKLALRQLSRKEGR from the coding sequence ATGACACTCGACAATCTGGACATCGATTGGGAATACCTTTTGGAACGACTTGATCATCTCATGGAGCTCGGGGTGGAATATCTTTCCCGCCAATTGGCAGAATTCCATTTCGATCCTCTCCTTTTCGAAAAACATATGGCCTTCCGCTGGCGCCGCCAGGGGGAGGCGGGGTTCCTGGCCGAAGTCCCCTATCCCGATCTACCCGACCACGGGGATCTGCTGGGGATAGATCGTACCTTGAACCGGCTGCGCGACAATACGGAACAGTTTGTCCACGGCTTTCCAGCCAACAACGTCCTGCTTTGGGGAGAACGGGGAAATGGCAAATCCTCCGCCATCAAGGGACTTCTTCTGCCTTTGGCCCCCCTCGGGCTCAGGCTGGTGGAGGTACAGAAGGAAGACCTGTTCCAACTTCCCGAGATAACTGGCCTGCTAAGGCCCCTTCCCTACCGTTTCATCCTGTTCTGCGATGACCTCTCGTTCAGTGAAAACGACCCGGGTTACCGGGAGCTCAAAGCCCTTCTGGAAGGCAGCATCGAGGCGAGGGCTGACAACATTCTGGTCTATGCAACCAGCAACCGGCGTCACCTGTTGCCGGAACATCTGGCCGAAAACACTGGAGAACAGGAGATACACCCGGAAGAGGCGGTTGCGGAAAAGCTTTCCCTTTCCGACCGGTTCGGCATCACGCTGGGTTTCTACCCCATGTCCCAGGATACGTTCCTTGCCATTGTCCGGCATCTGGCGACCTCCCGCGGACTCGCCATCCAACAGCAGTCGCTGGAATCGGCAGCCCTGCAGTGGGCCATGGAACGTGGCGCCCGCTCCGGGCGGGTTGCCCGACAATTCATCGATGACCTTTCCGGAAAACTGGCCCTGAGGCAGCTGAGCCGAAAAGAGGGCCGTTGA
- a CDS encoding DUF502 domain-containing protein: MQGLLAMLPALLTLYILYWLIWSAETVLGAVFIALLPEGWYIPGMGLLAGLFVTFLVGLGLRAFLVRKLVSFAEGALNRVPLIKTLYGSVKDFIGFFAAQSRREFNQVVTVELEFGGVPMRLLGFVTRSDFEGLPSGIGGPGEIAVYLPLSYQIGGYTVILSKELVKPVDISTHRAMGFVLTGGMIAEKGVGRGPAVVKDQNL; this comes from the coding sequence ATGCAAGGACTGCTGGCAATGCTGCCGGCTCTGCTGACCCTCTATATCCTCTATTGGCTGATCTGGTCTGCGGAAACGGTGCTGGGGGCGGTTTTTATTGCGCTGCTTCCGGAGGGCTGGTACATCCCGGGCATGGGACTGCTGGCGGGACTTTTCGTGACCTTTCTGGTCGGTCTCGGCCTGAGAGCCTTTTTGGTCAGGAAGCTGGTCTCGTTCGCCGAAGGCGCTCTCAACCGCGTGCCTCTGATCAAAACCCTTTACGGCTCAGTCAAGGATTTCATCGGGTTTTTCGCTGCCCAGAGCCGGCGGGAATTCAACCAGGTAGTAACCGTAGAACTTGAGTTTGGAGGAGTCCCGATGCGTCTGCTCGGGTTCGTTACCCGCAGTGATTTCGAAGGGCTTCCGTCCGGAATCGGCGGTCCCGGGGAGATTGCCGTCTATCTTCCCCTGAGCTACCAGATAGGCGGTTACACGGTGATTCTTTCAAAGGAATTGGTCAAGCCGGTTGATATTTCCACGCACCGCGCCATGGGATTCGTCCTCACCGGCGGTATGATTGCCGAGAAAGGCGTCGGGCGCGGCCCGGCGGTGGTGAAAGATCAAAACCTCTAA
- the clpA gene encoding ATP-dependent Clp protease ATP-binding subunit ClpA: protein MFAQEVQITFSLAVREAQKRHHEYLTTEHILYAMLLEQHGQEIIAACGGDLESLKHLLEEFFVDQMVSLPGDQEVIPEQTISLQRVLQRAVLHLHSAGKKEISLGDVLAAMLEEKKSHAVYILETQGISRLDVLNYISHGISKASAKNQQKPGDEQNKPAEQETPKGPETDPLKAFTVNLLARARQGRIDPLIGRSLELERTVQVLCRRRKNNPIYVGEPGVGKTAMAEGLALMIHEGRVPDLLQGVTIYLLDMGALLAGTKFRGDFEERLKGVLKSLENRRDAILFIDEIHTIVGAGATSGGSLDASNILKPMLASGELRCIGSTTYEEYKNLFDKDRALSRRFQKIDIVEPTVEETVAILSGLRDKYEAFHKVQFTDDALRAAAELSARHINYRHLPDKAIDVIDEVGAACRLAPVPKQTVTVADVEKVVASMARIPERTVSTNDRRRLKYLARDLKRKVFGQDEAIDAMCRSVLRARAGLGHPDKPTGSFLFTGPTGVGKTEVARQLAEQLGVEFLRFDMSEYMEKHSVARLIGAPPGYVGFEQGGLLTDAVVKHPYAVLLLDEIEKAHPDLFNILLQVMDHGTLTDNNGKHADFRNVVLIMTSNVGARDLSAKPIGFGQGGITGSNKNAVERTFSPEFRNRLDAMISFRALSEETMLLIVDKFIQELRKRLVDQKVEIKLSAPARTLLARRGFDPVYGARPLARLIQTEISDVIANEILFGHLSRGGTVNVGCRQDTLTFRYS from the coding sequence ATGTTTGCACAGGAAGTCCAGATCACGTTTTCGCTGGCTGTTCGTGAGGCGCAGAAGCGCCACCATGAATACCTGACCACGGAACATATTCTTTACGCCATGCTTCTCGAACAGCATGGCCAGGAGATTATTGCGGCCTGCGGCGGAGATCTGGAGTCTCTCAAGCATCTGCTCGAGGAGTTTTTCGTGGATCAGATGGTCAGCTTGCCGGGCGACCAGGAAGTGATTCCGGAACAGACCATCAGCCTGCAGCGGGTTCTGCAGCGAGCCGTGCTCCACCTTCATTCTGCAGGCAAGAAGGAGATTTCCCTCGGCGATGTTCTTGCCGCCATGCTCGAGGAAAAGAAATCCCATGCCGTCTATATTCTCGAGACCCAGGGGATCAGCCGGCTTGACGTCCTCAACTACATATCCCACGGTATCAGCAAGGCTTCTGCAAAGAATCAGCAAAAGCCCGGCGACGAGCAGAACAAGCCGGCCGAACAGGAAACCCCGAAGGGTCCGGAAACCGATCCCCTGAAGGCTTTCACCGTGAATCTGCTGGCGAGAGCGCGCCAGGGTCGCATCGATCCTCTGATCGGACGAAGCCTTGAACTGGAGCGCACCGTTCAGGTCCTCTGTCGGCGACGTAAGAACAACCCCATTTATGTCGGCGAGCCGGGGGTCGGCAAGACCGCCATGGCTGAAGGCCTGGCATTGATGATCCACGAAGGGCGGGTCCCCGACCTGTTGCAGGGCGTCACCATTTACCTGCTCGACATGGGTGCGCTGCTGGCCGGCACCAAATTTCGCGGCGATTTCGAAGAGCGGCTCAAAGGGGTTCTGAAATCCCTGGAAAACCGCAGGGATGCCATTTTGTTCATCGATGAGATCCATACTATCGTGGGAGCGGGAGCGACCAGCGGGGGCTCTCTGGATGCGTCCAACATTCTCAAGCCGATGCTGGCCAGCGGTGAATTGCGCTGCATAGGCTCCACCACTTATGAGGAATACAAGAACCTGTTCGACAAGGACCGGGCCCTGTCCCGACGTTTTCAAAAAATCGATATCGTCGAGCCAACCGTCGAGGAGACTGTGGCTATCCTGAGTGGGTTGCGGGACAAGTATGAAGCCTTCCACAAGGTTCAATTCACCGATGACGCCTTGCGGGCCGCGGCTGAACTGTCCGCCCGCCATATCAATTACCGCCATCTTCCGGACAAGGCGATCGATGTGATCGATGAAGTCGGAGCGGCCTGTCGCCTCGCCCCGGTTCCGAAGCAGACGGTTACCGTCGCCGATGTGGAAAAAGTTGTCGCCTCCATGGCGCGGATTCCCGAGCGGACCGTTTCCACCAACGACCGGAGACGGCTGAAATATCTCGCCCGGGATCTCAAGCGTAAGGTTTTCGGCCAGGACGAAGCCATCGATGCCATGTGCCGTTCAGTATTGAGGGCCAGGGCCGGATTGGGCCATCCCGACAAGCCGACCGGTTCCTTCCTCTTCACCGGACCCACGGGGGTCGGCAAGACCGAAGTCGCCCGGCAGCTGGCGGAGCAACTCGGCGTGGAGTTCTTGCGCTTCGACATGAGCGAATACATGGAAAAGCACTCCGTCGCCCGCCTGATCGGGGCTCCTCCCGGTTATGTCGGGTTCGAGCAGGGAGGATTGTTGACCGATGCGGTGGTCAAGCACCCTTACGCCGTACTGCTTCTCGATGAAATCGAAAAGGCCCATCCCGACCTGTTCAACATTCTGCTCCAGGTCATGGACCACGGTACTCTGACCGACAATAACGGCAAGCATGCCGATTTCCGCAACGTGGTGCTGATCATGACCAGCAACGTCGGCGCTCGTGACCTGAGTGCGAAACCGATCGGATTCGGGCAGGGAGGCATTACGGGCAGCAACAAGAATGCTGTAGAGCGCACTTTCTCCCCCGAATTCCGCAATCGGCTGGATGCCATGATTTCCTTCCGCGCCCTGAGTGAGGAAACCATGCTCCTGATCGTGGACAAATTTATTCAGGAGTTGCGCAAGCGGCTGGTAGACCAGAAGGTCGAGATCAAGCTTTCCGCTCCCGCGCGCACCCTGCTGGCCCGCCGAGGCTTCGATCCCGTTTACGGCGCCCGGCCGTTGGCGCGCCTCATCCAGACCGAGATCAGCGATGTCATCGCCAACGAAATCCTCTTTGGCCATCTGTCCAGGGGGGGGACGGTGAATGTCGGCTGCCGCCAGGATACACTGACCTTCCGTTACAGCTGA
- a CDS encoding glyceraldehyde-3-phosphate dehydrogenase, translating into MQKQEKYLKDWIKQDEVAEAMLPLIGRLYRDRGVNVNVYGQALQNRSAIEICNAHRFAQQVLESDLSVLDTFPVLQALSKLDLSPCRIDIGKLTVRFRSLKKKKSVDDFVREELSSITNGQGSLLQKPRDVVLYGFGRIGRLLARVLIEKTGGGDKLRLRAIVVRKGTDDDLMKRASLLERDSVHGQFEAVISLDEKENAIIANGNMIRLIYANAPEDIDYTVYGIRDAIVIDNTGIWRDREGLGRHLKSKGVSKVILTAPGKGDIPNIVFGINNELVADKENIYSAASCTTNAVVPVLKAINDRFGIASGHLETCHSYTNDQNLIDNYHKKTRRGRAAALNMVITETGAAKASTKALPELAGKLTGNAIRVPVANVSLAVMNLSLNKATSVEELNNYLRDMALHSPLQNQIAYVNSPEMVSSDFIGSRHAGVVDSLATIVNGDRCVLYVWYDNEFGYTCQVMRLAQKIAGLELPVFPIERSESKETTKEPEPTPI; encoded by the coding sequence ATGCAAAAACAGGAAAAATACCTCAAGGACTGGATCAAACAGGATGAAGTCGCGGAGGCGATGCTGCCGTTGATCGGCCGCCTTTACCGCGACCGGGGCGTGAACGTCAACGTCTATGGCCAAGCTTTGCAAAACCGGTCGGCAATCGAGATCTGCAATGCTCATCGCTTTGCCCAGCAGGTCCTGGAAAGTGATTTGTCGGTCCTGGATACCTTTCCTGTCCTGCAAGCTCTCAGCAAGCTCGATCTGTCCCCCTGCCGTATCGATATCGGCAAGCTGACCGTCCGCTTCCGCTCACTTAAAAAGAAAAAAAGCGTCGACGATTTTGTTCGGGAGGAGTTGTCGTCCATTACCAACGGACAGGGCTCTCTGCTGCAGAAACCGCGGGACGTGGTGCTGTACGGATTCGGACGGATCGGCCGGCTCCTGGCACGGGTGCTGATTGAAAAAACGGGCGGCGGTGACAAGCTGCGATTGCGCGCCATCGTGGTTCGCAAAGGCACCGACGATGACCTGATGAAACGGGCCAGCCTGCTGGAGCGGGATTCGGTCCACGGCCAGTTCGAAGCGGTCATCAGCCTCGACGAGAAAGAGAATGCCATTATTGCCAACGGCAACATGATCCGGCTGATCTATGCAAATGCCCCTGAGGACATTGATTACACCGTCTACGGCATCCGGGATGCGATCGTCATCGACAACACCGGCATCTGGCGCGACCGGGAAGGGCTGGGCCGCCACCTGAAATCGAAAGGTGTTTCCAAAGTCATCCTCACTGCTCCGGGCAAGGGTGATATTCCCAACATCGTTTTCGGTATCAACAATGAACTGGTTGCGGACAAGGAAAACATCTATTCCGCCGCCAGCTGCACAACCAACGCCGTAGTCCCGGTTCTCAAGGCAATCAACGACAGGTTCGGCATCGCAAGCGGCCATCTGGAAACCTGCCACTCCTATACCAATGACCAGAACCTGATCGACAACTACCACAAGAAAACACGCCGCGGACGGGCCGCCGCTCTCAACATGGTCATTACCGAAACCGGTGCGGCCAAAGCCTCGACCAAAGCACTGCCGGAACTGGCCGGCAAACTGACCGGCAACGCCATTCGCGTTCCGGTTGCCAACGTTTCCCTGGCCGTGATGAACCTCTCCCTTAACAAAGCCACCTCCGTAGAGGAGCTGAACAACTATCTGCGGGACATGGCGCTGCATAGCCCACTGCAGAACCAGATTGCCTATGTCAATTCACCGGAAATGGTTTCCAGCGATTTCATCGGATCCCGCCACGCCGGAGTGGTCGACTCCCTTGCAACGATCGTGAACGGCGACCGGTGCGTGCTGTACGTCTGGTACGACAACGAGTTCGGCTATACCTGCCAGGTCATGAGGCTGGCACAAAAAATCGCCGGCCTTGAGCTTCCGGTCTTCCCGATCGAACGGTCCGAAAGCAAGGAAACGACGAAAGAACCGGAGCCGACCCCTATCTAA
- the aat gene encoding leucyl/phenylalanyl-tRNA--protein transferase, which translates to MPIFRLTDRLIFPDPELAEPEGLLAVGGDLSPERLLLAYSMGIFPWFNEGEPILWWSPDPRCILEPGEVRVSRRLARFMKSNPFRITFDQAFHQVVSSCADLRRGQGQGTWITASMAEAYGRLHELGYAHSVEAWQDDFLAGGLYGVALGRCFFGESMFFRVTNASKVVFCTLARRLAELGYRLIDCQISSQHLFSLGAAGVTRREFLRRLAEGEVRPSRHPSRGVFPA; encoded by the coding sequence ATGCCCATCTTTCGTCTGACAGACCGGCTGATTTTTCCCGACCCTGAACTGGCCGAGCCCGAGGGGTTGCTGGCTGTTGGCGGGGATCTTTCTCCAGAAAGACTGCTGCTCGCTTATTCCATGGGTATCTTCCCCTGGTTCAACGAGGGCGAACCGATCCTCTGGTGGAGCCCGGATCCCCGTTGCATTCTCGAACCGGGCGAAGTGAGGGTCAGCAGGCGGTTGGCCAGGTTCATGAAGAGCAATCCTTTCAGGATCACCTTTGACCAGGCCTTTCATCAGGTTGTCAGCAGTTGTGCCGACCTGCGCCGCGGACAGGGGCAGGGTACCTGGATCACCGCCTCCATGGCGGAGGCGTATGGCCGCTTGCATGAACTCGGTTATGCCCACTCCGTAGAAGCATGGCAGGACGATTTCCTGGCCGGTGGGCTCTACGGTGTTGCCCTCGGTCGCTGCTTCTTTGGCGAATCGATGTTTTTTCGTGTCACCAATGCATCAAAAGTTGTATTTTGCACTTTGGCCCGGCGCCTTGCCGAACTGGGCTATCGGCTGATCGACTGCCAGATCTCTTCACAACATCTGTTCTCGCTCGGGGCCGCAGGGGTGACCCGGCGGGAGTTTCTGAGGAGGCTGGCTGAGGGTGAGGTCAGGCCGAGCCGGCATCCATCCCGCGGGGTTTTTCCTGCCTGA
- a CDS encoding class I SAM-dependent RNA methyltransferase, with amino-acid sequence MKNRIDQLFAVTAPGLESVCAEELALLGLTNRIVPGGVEFSGGLREIYLTNLWLRCSSRILVRWEEFRCRDFPALYRKALLLPWGRYLKKETPLKIRVTCHRSRLQHTGRIAETLRQAADRALGRASSDLAAESDQWLMVRMEDDVCRLSVDSSGELLHRRGYREDIGPAPMRETLAAGILRLLQWNGGVPLVDPMCGSGTFPIEAALLAGHYAPGSRRSFAFMKWPRYRPGLWQALLNEASSSALEVETLIAGSDCDNLVVAAAARNAERAGVRGKIVLSRAELGELQPVEGPGLVLCNPPYGTRLGCDRELVSLYRRLGKTCRESFKGWRFAMICPDPNLAKATGIPLRQLSMLRNGGIEVALLTGDL; translated from the coding sequence TTGAAAAATCGAATTGACCAACTTTTTGCTGTCACGGCGCCCGGCCTGGAATCGGTCTGTGCCGAGGAGCTTGCCCTTTTGGGTCTGACAAACCGGATTGTTCCGGGCGGCGTGGAATTTTCCGGGGGACTGCGCGAGATCTATCTGACCAATCTCTGGTTGCGCTGCTCGAGCCGGATACTGGTGCGGTGGGAAGAGTTCCGCTGCCGGGACTTCCCCGCCCTTTACCGAAAGGCCCTTTTGTTGCCCTGGGGGCGTTACCTGAAAAAGGAGACGCCTCTGAAGATAAGGGTCACCTGCCACCGGTCCCGACTGCAGCATACCGGGAGGATCGCGGAAACTTTGCGCCAGGCCGCCGACCGGGCATTGGGCAGGGCCTCCAGCGATTTGGCTGCAGAAAGCGACCAGTGGCTGATGGTCCGGATGGAAGACGATGTCTGTCGGCTGTCGGTCGACAGTTCGGGAGAACTGCTCCATCGACGGGGTTACCGGGAGGATATCGGACCGGCTCCCATGCGGGAAACACTTGCGGCAGGCATTCTGCGTCTTCTCCAGTGGAATGGAGGAGTTCCTTTGGTCGATCCGATGTGCGGATCGGGCACGTTTCCCATCGAGGCGGCCTTGCTGGCCGGTCATTATGCCCCTGGGAGCCGCCGGTCTTTTGCCTTCATGAAGTGGCCACGTTACCGGCCCGGGCTTTGGCAGGCCCTGCTCAACGAGGCATCGAGTTCAGCCCTTGAAGTGGAGACACTGATCGCAGGCAGCGATTGCGATAACCTCGTGGTGGCAGCCGCGGCGCGGAATGCCGAACGGGCGGGAGTCAGGGGGAAAATCGTTTTGTCCAGGGCCGAGTTGGGCGAGCTTCAGCCCGTCGAGGGGCCTGGGCTCGTGCTGTGCAATCCCCCCTACGGGACCCGTCTCGGTTGCGACCGGGAGCTGGTTTCGTTGTACAGGCGGTTGGGGAAGACTTGCCGGGAAAGCTTCAAAGGCTGGCGCTTCGCCATGATATGCCCCGACCCGAATCTTGCGAAGGCAACCGGCATCCCCCTGCGTCAACTTTCAATGCTCAGAAATGGCGGGATTGAGGTCGCCCTGTTGACTGGGGATCTTTAA
- the hflK gene encoding FtsH protease activity modulator HflK, translating into MNQSRGPSSPHSLEQKVSNMARHFKAGRSHRSLFLFLLILLLLILILTSFFKVDTEETGVLLRFGRYSGTAEPGLHLKIPFGVDRVYKVKTGRVLKEEFGFRTLEAGVRTTYTKRNLEDESLTLTGDLNVSDVEWIVQYQIADPFKYLFRIVNPEETIRDLSEAVVRKVVGNSNVTEVLTTERAVLADRIYKELQEILNTYDSGIRIVTVKFQDVNPPDPVKAAFNEVNEAEQQKESLIFQAREQYNREVPKARGVARRTIQEAEGYAVERTNRALGETSRFLALLTEYRKAPEVTRQRLYLETLEKILPQLEEVYVMDQAGSAALPLLPLRSEKKGEQP; encoded by the coding sequence ATGAACCAGTCACGGGGACCCTCTTCCCCCCATTCGCTGGAACAGAAAGTCAGCAACATGGCCCGGCACTTCAAGGCCGGCAGATCGCATCGAAGCCTCTTCCTGTTCCTGCTCATCCTGCTGCTGCTGATCCTGATCCTCACCAGCTTCTTCAAGGTGGATACGGAGGAAACCGGGGTTTTGCTGCGCTTCGGCCGATACAGCGGCACCGCTGAACCGGGGCTGCATTTAAAAATCCCCTTCGGCGTCGACCGCGTCTACAAGGTGAAGACCGGGAGGGTCCTCAAGGAAGAGTTCGGCTTCCGGACGCTTGAGGCGGGCGTGCGCACCACCTACACCAAAAGGAATCTCGAGGACGAGTCCCTGACCTTGACCGGAGATCTCAACGTCAGCGATGTGGAATGGATCGTTCAGTACCAGATCGCCGATCCTTTCAAGTACCTCTTCCGGATCGTGAATCCCGAGGAAACGATCCGCGACCTATCCGAGGCCGTCGTGCGCAAGGTGGTGGGCAACTCCAACGTGACCGAGGTGTTGACCACCGAACGGGCAGTGCTGGCCGACAGAATCTACAAGGAGTTGCAGGAGATCCTCAATACCTACGACAGCGGCATCCGCATCGTGACCGTGAAGTTTCAGGACGTTAACCCGCCTGATCCGGTCAAGGCCGCCTTCAACGAAGTCAACGAGGCGGAGCAGCAGAAGGAAAGCCTGATCTTTCAGGCGCGGGAGCAGTACAATCGCGAGGTCCCCAAGGCCCGAGGCGTAGCGCGACGCACAATCCAGGAGGCAGAGGGGTATGCCGTTGAACGCACCAACAGGGCACTGGGCGAAACCAGCCGGTTTCTCGCCCTGCTCACCGAATACCGCAAGGCCCCGGAAGTGACCCGGCAGCGGCTCTACCTGGAAACCCTGGAAAAGATCCTGCCCCAGCTCGAAGAAGTCTATGTCATGGACCAGGCCGGCTCCGCGGCCCTGCCCCTCCTTCCCCTGAGGAGCGAAAAGAAAGGAGAGCAGCCATGA